A DNA window from Streptomyces sp. CA-278952 contains the following coding sequences:
- a CDS encoding FxLYD domain-containing protein: MSDYFPPPPPEQPQPEHRAPVGASPPSPWAAPAEPPGKRRTGLIVTLAVGGGLVVAGVMVALVYALMDSVSDSIALPPERSEAPYSAPYDEEPYEEEPYDEEPLEPVAPGPAAEGDVTIAKCTRDSLIGWPHAELKIVNRSGSPAAYVVSITFVNADGAVVSDGIATTEEVAPGASVKVRAQGSGEVAASTKCRIAEVDRHAL, encoded by the coding sequence ATGTCCGACTACTTCCCGCCTCCGCCGCCCGAACAGCCGCAACCGGAGCACCGGGCTCCGGTCGGCGCGTCGCCGCCCTCGCCGTGGGCGGCCCCCGCGGAGCCGCCGGGCAAGCGGCGTACGGGGCTGATCGTTACGCTCGCCGTGGGCGGCGGGCTGGTCGTGGCGGGGGTGATGGTGGCGCTCGTCTACGCGTTGATGGACTCGGTCTCGGACTCCATCGCGCTGCCGCCCGAGCGGTCGGAAGCGCCCTACTCCGCACCGTACGACGAGGAGCCGTACGAGGAGGAACCGTACGACGAGGAGCCACTGGAACCCGTCGCGCCCGGGCCGGCCGCCGAGGGGGACGTCACGATCGCGAAGTGCACGCGCGACTCCCTGATCGGCTGGCCGCACGCGGAGCTGAAGATCGTGAACAGGTCCGGAAGCCCGGCGGCGTACGTCGTGTCCATCACGTTCGTGAACGCGGACGGCGCTGTGGTGTCCGACGGCATCGCGACCACCGAGGAGGTCGCCCCCGGCGCGTCGGTCAAGGTCAGGGCCCAGGGGTCCGGCGAGGTGGCCGCGAGCACCAAGTGCCGGATCGCCGAAGTGGATCGGCATGCGCTGTGA
- the acnA gene encoding aconitate hydratase AcnA, producing the protein MSANSFDARSTLRVGDESYEIFKLDKVEGSARLPYSLKVLLENLLRTEDGANITADHIRAIGGWDSQAQPSQEIQFTPARVIMQDFTGVPCVVDLATMREAVKELGGDPAKINPLAPAELVIDHSVIADKFGTKEAFGQNVELEYGRNKERYQFLRWGQTAFDEFKVVPPGTGIVHQVNIEHLARTVMVRNGQAYPDTLVGTDSHTTMVNGLGVLGWGVGGIEAEAAMLGQPVSMLIPRVVGFKLTGELPAGTTATDLVLTITEMLRKHGVVGKFVEFYGEGVAATSLANRATIGNMSPEFGSTAAIFPIDDETLKYLRLTGRDEQQVALVEAYAKEQGLWLDPAAEPDFSEKLELDLSTVVPSIAGPKRPQDRIVLANAAQQFTQDVRNYVADEMEASKESFPASDAPSTTPNGVPSKPVTVTAPDGSTYEIDHGAVTVAAITSCTNTSNPYVMVAAALVAKKAVEKGLTRKPWVKTTLAPGSKVVTDYFDRAGLTPYLDKVGFNLVGYGCTTCIGNSGPLPDEVSKAVNENDLAVTSVLSGNRNFEGRINPDVKMNYLASPPLVVAYAIAGSMKVDITKDALGVDQDGKPVYLTDIWPTEAEVNDVVANSIGEDMFNKSYADVFAGDAQWQALEIPTGDTFEWDSESTYVRKPPYFEGMTMETSPVEDITGARVLAKLGDSVTTDHISPAGAIKGDTPAGKYLTEHGIERRDFNSYGSRRGNHEVMIRGTFANIRLRNQIAPGTEGGYTRDFTKEDGPVSFIYDASQNYQAAGTPLAILAGKEYGSGSSRDWAAKGTALLGVKAVIAESYERIHRSNLIGMGVLPLQFPEGQTAETLGLTGEETFSFTGVTELNNGTTPRTVKVTTDTGVEFDGVVRIDTPGEADYYRNGGILQYVLRSLIRK; encoded by the coding sequence GTGTCGGCGAACAGCTTCGACGCCCGCAGCACGCTGCGCGTGGGCGACGAGTCGTACGAGATCTTCAAGCTGGACAAGGTAGAGGGCTCCGCGCGCCTCCCGTACAGCCTGAAGGTCCTGCTGGAGAACCTGCTCCGTACCGAGGACGGCGCGAACATCACCGCCGATCACATCCGGGCCATCGGCGGCTGGGACTCCCAGGCGCAGCCCAGCCAGGAGATCCAGTTCACGCCGGCCCGCGTGATCATGCAGGACTTCACCGGCGTGCCGTGCGTCGTGGACCTCGCCACCATGCGTGAGGCCGTCAAGGAGCTCGGCGGGGACCCGGCGAAGATCAACCCGCTGGCCCCGGCCGAGCTGGTCATCGACCACTCCGTCATCGCCGACAAGTTCGGCACCAAGGAAGCCTTCGGCCAGAACGTCGAGCTGGAGTACGGCCGCAACAAGGAGCGCTACCAGTTCCTGCGCTGGGGCCAGACCGCCTTCGACGAGTTCAAGGTCGTCCCCCCGGGCACCGGCATCGTCCACCAGGTGAACATCGAGCACCTGGCCCGCACCGTCATGGTCCGGAACGGCCAGGCGTACCCCGACACGCTCGTGGGCACCGACTCGCACACCACCATGGTCAACGGCCTCGGCGTGCTGGGCTGGGGCGTCGGCGGCATCGAGGCCGAGGCCGCGATGCTCGGCCAGCCGGTCTCCATGCTCATCCCGCGCGTCGTCGGCTTCAAGCTGACCGGCGAGCTGCCGGCCGGCACCACCGCCACCGACCTCGTGCTGACCATCACCGAGATGCTCCGCAAGCACGGCGTCGTCGGCAAGTTCGTCGAGTTCTACGGTGAGGGCGTCGCCGCCACCTCGCTCGCCAACCGCGCCACCATCGGCAACATGTCGCCGGAGTTCGGCTCCACCGCCGCGATCTTCCCGATCGACGACGAGACGCTGAAGTACCTGCGCCTGACCGGCCGCGACGAGCAGCAGGTCGCCCTCGTCGAGGCGTACGCCAAGGAGCAGGGCCTCTGGCTGGACCCGGCCGCCGAGCCGGACTTCTCCGAGAAGCTGGAGCTCGACCTCTCCACGGTCGTCCCCTCCATCGCCGGCCCGAAGCGCCCGCAGGACCGCATCGTCCTGGCCAACGCCGCGCAGCAGTTCACCCAGGACGTGCGCAACTACGTCGCGGACGAGATGGAGGCGAGCAAGGAGTCCTTCCCGGCCTCCGACGCCCCGTCCACCACCCCGAACGGCGTTCCGTCGAAGCCGGTCACCGTCACGGCCCCCGACGGCTCGACGTACGAGATCGACCACGGCGCCGTCACCGTCGCCGCGATCACCTCCTGCACCAACACCTCGAACCCCTACGTCATGGTCGCCGCCGCGCTCGTGGCGAAGAAGGCGGTCGAGAAGGGCCTGACCCGCAAGCCGTGGGTCAAGACCACCCTCGCCCCGGGCTCGAAGGTCGTCACCGACTACTTCGACAGGGCGGGTCTGACCCCGTACCTCGACAAGGTCGGCTTCAACCTCGTCGGCTACGGCTGCACCACCTGCATCGGCAACTCCGGCCCGCTGCCGGACGAGGTCTCCAAGGCGGTCAACGAGAACGACCTCGCGGTCACCTCGGTGCTCTCCGGCAACCGTAACTTCGAGGGCCGGATCAACCCCGACGTCAAGATGAACTACCTGGCGTCCCCGCCGCTGGTCGTCGCGTACGCCATCGCCGGTTCGATGAAGGTCGACATCACCAAGGACGCCCTCGGCGTCGACCAGGACGGCAAGCCGGTCTACCTGACCGACATCTGGCCCACCGAGGCCGAGGTCAACGACGTCGTGGCGAACTCCATCGGCGAGGACATGTTCAACAAGTCCTACGCCGACGTCTTCGCGGGCGACGCCCAGTGGCAGGCGCTGGAGATCCCGACCGGCGACACCTTCGAGTGGGACTCCGAGTCCACCTACGTGCGCAAGCCCCCGTACTTCGAGGGCATGACGATGGAGACGTCCCCGGTCGAGGACATCACCGGCGCCCGGGTGCTCGCCAAGCTCGGCGACTCGGTCACCACGGACCACATCTCCCCGGCCGGCGCCATCAAGGGCGACACCCCGGCCGGCAAGTACCTCACCGAGCACGGCATCGAGCGCCGTGACTTCAACTCCTACGGCTCGCGCCGTGGCAACCACGAGGTCATGATCCGCGGCACGTTCGCCAACATCCGCCTGCGCAACCAGATCGCGCCGGGCACCGAGGGCGGCTACACCCGCGACTTCACCAAGGAAGACGGTCCGGTGTCGTTCATCTACGACGCCTCGCAGAACTACCAGGCCGCCGGCACCCCCCTCGCGATCCTCGCGGGCAAGGAGTACGGCTCCGGTTCGTCCCGCGACTGGGCCGCCAAGGGCACCGCGCTCCTCGGCGTCAAGGCCGTCATCGCCGAGTCCTACGAGCGCATCCACCGCTCGAACCTCATTGGCATGGGCGTCCTCCCGCTCCAGTTCCCCGAGGGCCAGACCGCCGAGACCCTCGGCCTCACCGGCGAGGAGACCTTCTCCTTCACCGGCGTCACCGAGCTGAACAACGGCACCACCCCGCGCACGGTCAAGGTCACCACCGACACCGGTGTGGAGTTCGACGGCGTCGTGCGCATCGACACCCCCGGCGAGGCGGACTACTACCGCAACGGCGGCATCCTGCAGTACGTGCTCCGCAGCCTGATCCGCAAGTAG
- a CDS encoding GH92 family glycosyl hydrolase, with amino-acid sequence MQPPRGIDHGSDKAPHAVPRPAHRRRRTPTAAALAASLALVVIAPAVATAQPSSPDRKPSGDRTFSTSFEADEKQPDWRSTVEEGPDGEKRSSGVDGGFSSGIPGNVTDRVTELRASAENTAGGEVKENLVDVEPGSKWLTFKPTGWVEFDLDAPVEVVTYALTSANDHAERDPKDWTLKGSADGKEWTDLDTRTGEKFAKRHETKTYDFAGDTAYRHFRLEITANNGASDALQLADVQFSNGDTSAPVPEEMRSQVDRGPSGSPTAKSGAGFTGKKALRYAGTHTPEGRAYSYNKIFDVNTAVTKDTELSYLVYPQMGETDLNYPATHVAVDLAFTDGTYLSELKATDSHGGLLTPQGQADAKRLYVNQWNKVAARLGTVAAGKTVDRILVAYDSPKGKAKFQGWIDDITIAPKKPEKRKAHLADYALTTRGTNSSGGFSRGNNIPATAVPHGFNFWTPVTNAGTTSWLYDYHRGNNADNLPTLQAFAASHEPSPWMGDRQTFQLMPSAASGTPDASRTARALPFRHENETAKPHYYGVTFENGLKAEMTPTDHAARMRFTYPGKDASLVFDNVTNDGGITLDAKTGSFSGYSDVKSGLSTGATRMFVYGVFDAPVTDSGKLKGGGGDDVTGFFRFDAGKDRTVNLRLATSLIGVDQAKQNLAMEIPESTSFDRVQRKARGAWDDILRTVEVEGANADQLTTLYSSLYRLYLYPNSGHEKVKGKTKYASPFSKAVGENTPTRTGAKIVDGEVYVNNGFWDTYRTTWPAYSFFSPKKAGELVDGFVQHYKDGGWTSRWSSPGYADLMTGTSSDVAFADAYVKGVKFDAEAAYDAALKNATVAPPSSGVGRKGLETSVFTGYADTATHEGLSWSLEGYVNDFGIARMGQELYKKTKKARYKEESEYFMNRAQKYVKLFDDKAGFFQGKKPNGDWRLPSGSYDPRVWGYDYTETNGWGYAFTAPQDSRGLANLYGGRDGLGKKLDTYFSTPETAGPEFVGSYGGVIHEMTEARDVRMGQYGHSNQVAHHATYMYNAASQPYKTQEKVREVLGRLYVGSEIGQGIHGDEDNGEQSAWFLFSSLGFYPLVMGSGEYAIGSPLFKKVTVRMDNGRKLTVKAPKNSDKNIYVQGVKVNGKKWTSTALPHDVLAKGGTLEFDMGPKPSAWGTGEDAAPVSVQKDDKVPTPKGDALKGDGALFDDTSATSATVEQVELPVSSATKGVQYTLTSAAADKAPTGWTLQGSADGEKWTDIDRRSGQSFAWDKQTRVFSVDKPGSYTAYRLVLTGSATLAEVELLS; translated from the coding sequence ATGCAGCCACCACGCGGCATCGATCACGGATCAGACAAGGCCCCTCACGCGGTCCCCCGCCCGGCTCACCGCCGGAGACGGACCCCCACAGCAGCCGCCCTGGCGGCCTCCCTCGCCCTGGTGGTGATCGCCCCCGCGGTCGCCACCGCCCAGCCCTCCTCGCCGGACCGGAAGCCGTCCGGCGACCGCACCTTCAGCACCTCCTTCGAGGCGGACGAGAAGCAGCCGGACTGGCGCAGCACCGTCGAGGAGGGCCCCGACGGCGAGAAGCGCTCCTCGGGCGTCGACGGGGGCTTCTCGTCCGGCATACCGGGCAATGTCACCGACCGGGTGACGGAGCTTCGCGCGAGCGCCGAGAACACCGCCGGCGGGGAGGTCAAGGAGAACCTCGTCGACGTCGAGCCGGGCTCCAAGTGGCTGACGTTCAAGCCCACCGGCTGGGTCGAGTTCGATCTGGACGCACCCGTCGAGGTCGTGACGTACGCCCTCACCTCGGCCAACGACCACGCCGAGCGCGACCCGAAGGACTGGACGCTCAAGGGCTCGGCGGACGGCAAGGAGTGGACCGACCTCGACACCCGCACCGGCGAGAAATTCGCCAAGCGGCACGAGACGAAGACGTACGACTTCGCGGGTGACACCGCCTACCGGCACTTCCGCCTGGAGATCACCGCGAACAACGGCGCTTCGGACGCCCTCCAGCTCGCCGACGTTCAGTTCTCGAACGGTGACACCTCCGCGCCGGTGCCCGAAGAGATGCGCAGCCAGGTCGACCGCGGCCCCTCCGGATCTCCCACCGCGAAGTCCGGCGCGGGATTCACCGGAAAGAAGGCGCTGCGTTACGCGGGCACCCACACGCCCGAGGGACGCGCCTACTCGTACAACAAGATCTTCGACGTGAACACGGCCGTCACCAAGGACACCGAGCTGTCCTACCTGGTCTACCCGCAGATGGGCGAGACGGACCTGAACTATCCCGCCACCCACGTCGCGGTGGACCTGGCCTTCACCGACGGCACGTACCTGAGCGAGCTGAAGGCCACCGACAGCCACGGCGGGCTGCTCACCCCGCAGGGCCAGGCGGACGCCAAGCGCCTCTACGTCAACCAGTGGAACAAGGTCGCCGCCCGTCTCGGCACGGTCGCCGCGGGCAAGACGGTCGACCGGATCCTGGTGGCGTACGACTCCCCCAAGGGGAAGGCGAAGTTCCAGGGCTGGATCGACGACATCACGATCGCCCCGAAGAAGCCCGAGAAGCGCAAGGCGCACCTGGCGGACTACGCGCTGACGACCCGCGGCACCAACTCCAGCGGGGGCTTCTCTCGCGGCAACAACATTCCGGCCACGGCCGTCCCGCACGGCTTCAACTTCTGGACGCCGGTCACCAACGCGGGCACCACCAGCTGGCTGTACGACTACCACCGGGGCAACAACGCGGACAACCTCCCGACGCTCCAGGCCTTCGCCGCCAGCCATGAGCCGAGCCCCTGGATGGGCGACCGGCAGACCTTCCAGCTGATGCCGTCGGCCGCGAGCGGCACCCCGGACGCGTCCCGGACGGCCCGCGCGCTGCCGTTCCGGCACGAGAACGAGACGGCGAAGCCGCACTACTACGGCGTCACGTTCGAGAACGGCCTCAAGGCCGAGATGACGCCGACCGACCACGCGGCCCGGATGCGGTTCACCTATCCGGGCAAGGACGCGAGCCTGGTCTTCGACAACGTCACGAACGACGGCGGCATCACCCTCGATGCGAAGACCGGCTCCTTCTCCGGCTACTCGGACGTCAAGAGCGGCCTGTCCACCGGGGCGACCCGGATGTTCGTGTACGGCGTCTTCGACGCGCCGGTCACCGACAGCGGCAAGCTGAAGGGCGGCGGGGGCGACGACGTCACCGGGTTCTTCCGCTTCGACGCGGGCAAGGACCGCACGGTCAACCTGCGGCTGGCCACCTCGCTGATCGGCGTCGACCAGGCGAAGCAGAACCTGGCCATGGAGATCCCGGAGTCCACCTCCTTCGACCGGGTGCAGCGCAAGGCGCGGGGCGCCTGGGACGACATCCTGCGGACGGTAGAGGTCGAGGGCGCCAACGCCGACCAGCTCACGACCCTCTACTCCAGCCTCTACCGGCTCTACCTGTACCCGAACTCCGGCCACGAGAAGGTGAAGGGGAAGACCAAGTACGCCAGCCCCTTCTCCAAGGCGGTCGGTGAGAACACCCCGACGCGGACCGGCGCGAAGATCGTCGACGGCGAGGTGTACGTCAACAACGGCTTCTGGGACACCTACCGCACGACGTGGCCCGCCTACTCCTTCTTTTCCCCGAAGAAGGCCGGCGAGCTGGTGGACGGCTTCGTCCAGCACTACAAGGACGGCGGCTGGACCTCGCGCTGGTCCTCCCCCGGTTACGCGGACCTGATGACCGGCACCAGCTCGGACGTGGCGTTCGCCGACGCGTACGTCAAGGGCGTGAAGTTCGACGCCGAGGCGGCGTACGACGCGGCGCTCAAGAACGCCACCGTGGCCCCGCCGTCCTCGGGCGTCGGCCGCAAGGGCCTCGAGACCTCGGTCTTCACCGGCTACGCGGACACCGCCACCCACGAGGGCCTGTCCTGGTCGCTGGAGGGCTACGTCAACGACTTCGGCATCGCCCGCATGGGCCAGGAGCTGTACAAGAAGACGAAGAAGGCGCGGTACAAGGAAGAGTCCGAGTACTTTATGAACCGGGCCCAGAAGTACGTCAAGCTCTTCGACGACAAGGCCGGGTTCTTCCAGGGCAAGAAGCCGAACGGCGACTGGCGTCTGCCCTCGGGCAGTTACGACCCCCGCGTCTGGGGCTACGACTACACCGAGACGAATGGCTGGGGCTACGCCTTCACCGCCCCGCAGGACAGCCGGGGCCTGGCCAACCTGTACGGCGGCCGCGACGGTCTCGGCAAGAAGCTGGACACGTACTTCTCCACCCCGGAGACGGCGGGTCCGGAGTTCGTCGGCAGCTACGGCGGCGTCATCCACGAGATGACCGAGGCGCGTGACGTGCGGATGGGCCAGTACGGGCACAGCAACCAGGTCGCCCACCACGCCACGTACATGTACAACGCGGCCTCGCAGCCGTACAAGACGCAGGAGAAGGTCCGCGAGGTGCTGGGCCGGCTGTACGTCGGCAGCGAGATCGGGCAGGGCATCCACGGCGACGAGGACAACGGCGAGCAGTCGGCCTGGTTCCTCTTCTCCTCGCTCGGCTTCTACCCGCTGGTGATGGGCAGTGGGGAGTACGCGATCGGCTCGCCGCTCTTCAAGAAGGTCACCGTCCGCATGGACAACGGCCGCAAGCTGACCGTGAAGGCCCCGAAGAACAGCGACAAGAACATCTACGTGCAGGGCGTGAAGGTCAACGGCAAGAAGTGGACCTCCACGGCGCTCCCGCACGACGTCCTGGCCAAGGGCGGCACGCTGGAGTTCGACATGGGCCCGAAGCCCTCGGCGTGGGGCACGGGCGAGGACGCGGCCCCGGTCTCCGTCCAGAAGGACGACAAGGTCCCGACGCCCAAGGGCGACGCGCTGAAGGGCGACGGCGCGCTCTTCGACGACACCTCCGCCACCTCGGCGACGGTGGAGCAGGTGGAGCTGCCGGTGTCCTCGGCGACGAAGGGCGTCCAGTACACGCTGACCTCGGCGGCGGCCGACAAGGCCCCGACGGGCTGGACGCTCCAGGGGTCGGCGGACGGCGAGAAGTGGACGGACATCGACCGCCGCTCCGGCCAGTCGTTCGCCTGGGACAAGCAGACCCGGGTGTTCTCGGTGGACAAGCCGGGCTCGTACACCGCGTACCGGCTGGTGCTGACGGGTTCGGCGACGCTCGCGGAGGTGGAGCTGCTCTCCTGA
- a CDS encoding histidine phosphatase family protein translates to MGELILIRHGETEWSRSGQHTSFTDLPLTDVGERQARALVPLLADRNIGLTLVSPMIRARRTAELAGLPDPRITPELREWDYGGYEGITTPAIRRTRPFWNLWTDGVDPGSEEHPGESPAQIGQRADQVLAGVRSAADGIGSADIALVAHSHFLRVLTARYLGLTPAEGRLFQLATGAVSRLGTEHGRPVVVALNVALPESLQPR, encoded by the coding sequence ATGGGCGAGCTGATCCTCATCCGGCACGGCGAGACCGAGTGGTCCCGATCCGGACAGCACACGAGCTTCACCGACCTCCCGCTCACCGACGTCGGGGAGCGCCAGGCCCGCGCGCTCGTCCCGCTGCTGGCCGACCGGAACATCGGGCTCACCCTCGTCAGCCCGATGATCCGGGCCCGCCGCACCGCCGAACTGGCCGGACTCCCCGATCCCCGGATCACCCCCGAGCTGCGGGAGTGGGACTACGGCGGCTACGAGGGCATCACCACCCCGGCGATTCGTCGCACCCGGCCCTTCTGGAACCTGTGGACCGACGGCGTCGACCCCGGCTCCGAGGAGCACCCCGGCGAGAGCCCCGCCCAGATCGGGCAGCGGGCCGACCAGGTTCTCGCGGGCGTCCGGTCCGCCGCCGACGGAATCGGGAGCGCGGACATCGCGCTCGTCGCGCACTCGCACTTCCTGCGCGTCCTCACCGCCCGCTACCTCGGCCTGACCCCGGCCGAGGGGCGGCTCTTCCAGCTCGCCACCGGAGCCGTCTCCCGGCTCGGCACCGAACACGGCCGGCCGGTCGTCGTCGCGCTCAACGTGGCCCTGCCGGAAAGCCTCCAGCCGCGGTGA